A window from Salvelinus fontinalis isolate EN_2023a chromosome 8, ASM2944872v1, whole genome shotgun sequence encodes these proteins:
- the ptpn18 gene encoding tyrosine-protein phosphatase non-receptor type 18 isoform X2 — MEHLSRFVGQMSLIDDSRAEGIISSEYSNIRDRTSIIKKDLGLTTKAGALKDNVKKNRYKDILPYDQTRVPLTLLTNDNDSDYINASFIKGATETRKYIATQGPLRHTLVDFWQMIWQYDVKVIIMACREIEMGKKKCERYWTTVKEKNPFGPFIVSNLEESNPNEEVVLRTLTVRYQNETRTISQFQYTAWPDHDIPYTAGGILEMMDMARKAQGNNTSPVLIHCSAGCGRTGVICALDYVHDLLVTKQIKGDFNIMKIVVELRRQRPSAVQTKEQYQFVFSAVAYMFEKALRSPENNYQNLTKSNQPLYDDVESVKTSPPITSAIAQPLEKRNSSVQPRAPQLYQQNMDDTYAVVNKSKQLPSPASSSAPPAALHHYDNAELGTLKCPATALYSTVKPKSRCPPANPPPAASPIYDTARPANHRLAEDVLGKEQSGYEQVTAERHSSMDDDYEYVSNPIKDLTNSCTPGSMGFNCRIKKPKGPRDTPAEWSHVER, encoded by the exons ATGGAGCACCTATCGAGGTTCGTAGGTCAGATGTCCTTGATAGATGACAGCAGAGCAGAGGGCATCATCTCATCGGAGTATAGT AATATCCGTGATCGGACTTCCATCATCAAGAAAGATCTTGGCCTTACGACGAAAGCCGGGGCACTGAAGGACAATGTAAAGAAGAATCGTTACAAAGACATTTTACCAT ATGACCAGACCCGTGTTCCCCTAACTCTACTGACGAATGACAATGATTCTGACTATATCAACGCCAGCTTCATTAAA GGTGCAACAGAGACCAGAAAATACATAGCGACCCAAGGACCTCTGAGGCACACTTTGGTTGACTTCTGGCAAATGATTTGGCAGTATGATGTAAAG GTTATAATCATGGCTTGCAGAGAAATTGAAATGGGAAAG AAAAAGTGTGAGCGCTATTGGACAACTGTCAAGGAAAAAAACCCCTTTGGTCCCTTTATTGTCTCAAAT CTTGAGGAATCCAACCCAAATGAAGAAGTAGTCTTAAGGACTCTGACTGTGAGATACCAGAAT gAAACACGGACTATCTCTCAATTCCAATACACAGCTTGGCCTGATCATGACATTCCATACACAGCTGGTGGTATTTTAGAAATGATGGATATGGCTCGCAAAGCCCAGGGAAACAACACTAGCCCTGTTCTCATCCACTGCAG TGCTGGTTGTGGAAGAACAGGGGTGATTTGTGCCCTGGATTATGTTCATGATCTTCTTGTGACAAAG CAAATCAAAGGAGATTTCAATATCATGAAGATTGTAGTGGAACTAAGGAGACAGAGGCCATCAGCTGTTCAGACAAAG GAGCAGTATCAGTTTGTGTTTTCTGCCGTGGCTTACATGTTTGAGAAGGCTTTACGGTCACCTGAGAACAACTACCAGAATCTCACCAAG AGCAACCAACCTCTCTATGATGACGTTGAGTCTGTGAAGACCTCTCCACCGATAACATCAGCCATCGCTCAGCCACTTGAAAAAAG AAATTCTAGTGTGCAGCCCAGAGCGCCTCAACTGTACCAGCAGAATATGGATGACACCTATGCTGTGGTCAACAAGTCCAAACAGCTTCCGTCACCAGCCTCTTCCTCAGCTCCTCCGGCCGCTCTCCATCACTATGACAACGCAGAGCTCGGCACCCTGAAATGCCCCGCCACTGCTCTCTACAGCACGGTCAAGCCCAAGAGCAGGTGTCCTCCAGCCAATCCACCTCCAGCGGCCTCACCCATATATGACACAGCTAGACCAGCCAATCACAGGCTAGCTGAGGACGTTTTAGGGAAGGAACAGAGTGGCTATGAACAGGTCACAG CTGAGCGTCATTCCTCAATGGACGATGACTATGAATATGTCTCAAATCCCATCAAAGACCTGACCAACAGCTGTACTCCTGGTAGCATGG GGTTCAACTGTCGTATAAAGAAACCCAAAGGGCCCCGGGATACCCCGGCAGAGTGGAGTCATGTGGAGAGATGA
- the ptpn18 gene encoding tyrosine-protein phosphatase non-receptor type 18 isoform X1, translating to MEHLSRFVGQMSLIDDSRAEGIISSEYSNIRDRTSIIKKDLGLTTKAGALKDNVKKNRYKDILPYDQTRVPLTLLTNDNDSDYINASFIKGATETRKYIATQGPLRHTLVDFWQMIWQYDVKVIIMACREIEMGKKKCERYWTTVKEKNPFGPFIVSNLEESNPNEEVVLRTLTVRYQNETRTISQFQYTAWPDHDIPYTAGGILEMMDMARKAQGNNTSPVLIHCRWAPEWRRGLRHCISMPGASLHTLHTHGSIPGCITTGRYWESHGAAHNWPSIVSVWPGAGCGRTGVICALDYVHDLLVTKQIKGDFNIMKIVVELRRQRPSAVQTKEQYQFVFSAVAYMFEKALRSPENNYQNLTKSNQPLYDDVESVKTSPPITSAIAQPLEKRNSSVQPRAPQLYQQNMDDTYAVVNKSKQLPSPASSSAPPAALHHYDNAELGTLKCPATALYSTVKPKSRCPPANPPPAASPIYDTARPANHRLAEDVLGKEQSGYEQVTAERHSSMDDDYEYVSNPIKDLTNSCTPGSMGFNCRIKKPKGPRDTPAEWSHVER from the exons ATGGAGCACCTATCGAGGTTCGTAGGTCAGATGTCCTTGATAGATGACAGCAGAGCAGAGGGCATCATCTCATCGGAGTATAGT AATATCCGTGATCGGACTTCCATCATCAAGAAAGATCTTGGCCTTACGACGAAAGCCGGGGCACTGAAGGACAATGTAAAGAAGAATCGTTACAAAGACATTTTACCAT ATGACCAGACCCGTGTTCCCCTAACTCTACTGACGAATGACAATGATTCTGACTATATCAACGCCAGCTTCATTAAA GGTGCAACAGAGACCAGAAAATACATAGCGACCCAAGGACCTCTGAGGCACACTTTGGTTGACTTCTGGCAAATGATTTGGCAGTATGATGTAAAG GTTATAATCATGGCTTGCAGAGAAATTGAAATGGGAAAG AAAAAGTGTGAGCGCTATTGGACAACTGTCAAGGAAAAAAACCCCTTTGGTCCCTTTATTGTCTCAAAT CTTGAGGAATCCAACCCAAATGAAGAAGTAGTCTTAAGGACTCTGACTGTGAGATACCAGAAT gAAACACGGACTATCTCTCAATTCCAATACACAGCTTGGCCTGATCATGACATTCCATACACAGCTGGTGGTATTTTAGAAATGATGGATATGGCTCGCAAAGCCCAGGGAAACAACACTAGCCCTGTTCTCATCCACTGCAG atgggctcctgagtggcgcagaggtctaaggcactgcatctcaatgccaGGGGCATCACTACATACCCTACATACCCATGGTTCAATCCCGGGGTGTATCACTACCGGAcgttattgggagtcccatggggcggcgcacaattggcccagcatcgtctcggtttggcctgg TGCTGGTTGTGGAAGAACAGGGGTGATTTGTGCCCTGGATTATGTTCATGATCTTCTTGTGACAAAG CAAATCAAAGGAGATTTCAATATCATGAAGATTGTAGTGGAACTAAGGAGACAGAGGCCATCAGCTGTTCAGACAAAG GAGCAGTATCAGTTTGTGTTTTCTGCCGTGGCTTACATGTTTGAGAAGGCTTTACGGTCACCTGAGAACAACTACCAGAATCTCACCAAG AGCAACCAACCTCTCTATGATGACGTTGAGTCTGTGAAGACCTCTCCACCGATAACATCAGCCATCGCTCAGCCACTTGAAAAAAG AAATTCTAGTGTGCAGCCCAGAGCGCCTCAACTGTACCAGCAGAATATGGATGACACCTATGCTGTGGTCAACAAGTCCAAACAGCTTCCGTCACCAGCCTCTTCCTCAGCTCCTCCGGCCGCTCTCCATCACTATGACAACGCAGAGCTCGGCACCCTGAAATGCCCCGCCACTGCTCTCTACAGCACGGTCAAGCCCAAGAGCAGGTGTCCTCCAGCCAATCCACCTCCAGCGGCCTCACCCATATATGACACAGCTAGACCAGCCAATCACAGGCTAGCTGAGGACGTTTTAGGGAAGGAACAGAGTGGCTATGAACAGGTCACAG CTGAGCGTCATTCCTCAATGGACGATGACTATGAATATGTCTCAAATCCCATCAAAGACCTGACCAACAGCTGTACTCCTGGTAGCATGG GGTTCAACTGTCGTATAAAGAAACCCAAAGGGCCCCGGGATACCCCGGCAGAGTGGAGTCATGTGGAGAGATGA